In Nocardioides cavernae, a single genomic region encodes these proteins:
- a CDS encoding alpha/beta hydrolase, producing the protein MRLSRRMAIAATGALGVAPALAACSDDPSGRVGDVADATGTERITYGDDPSQWVDLHVPEGASRGLVVVLHGGFWKAQYGADYGAPLAEDLVARGWTAANVEYRRVGNGGGFPATLDDVHAAIGAVAADATGPVVTLGHSAGGHLATWAGARLRLDRWADGPALTHVVSQAGVLDLRAAVADDLGDGAALAFLGDPDAATYEQADPLTQVPLDVPVWAVHARDDDTVPFSQAETYVDAATAAGAEATLVEVTGGHFGVIETDSAAWAACMEVLDSIG; encoded by the coding sequence GTGAGGCTCTCCCGCCGGATGGCGATCGCCGCCACCGGCGCCCTCGGCGTGGCGCCTGCCCTCGCGGCCTGCTCGGACGACCCGTCGGGCAGGGTGGGGGACGTGGCGGACGCAACGGGCACCGAGCGGATCACCTACGGCGACGACCCGAGCCAGTGGGTCGACCTCCACGTCCCCGAGGGCGCCAGCCGGGGGTTGGTCGTCGTCCTCCACGGCGGGTTCTGGAAGGCGCAGTACGGCGCTGACTACGGCGCTCCGCTCGCCGAGGACCTGGTGGCGCGCGGCTGGACGGCGGCCAACGTGGAGTACCGCCGGGTCGGCAACGGCGGCGGCTTCCCTGCGACCCTCGACGACGTCCACGCCGCGATCGGTGCGGTCGCCGCCGACGCCACCGGGCCGGTCGTCACGCTGGGCCACTCGGCAGGCGGGCACCTCGCCACCTGGGCGGGCGCGCGGCTGCGCCTCGATCGCTGGGCCGACGGCCCGGCCCTCACCCACGTCGTCAGCCAGGCCGGGGTGCTCGACCTGCGGGCGGCGGTCGCGGACGACCTCGGGGACGGGGCCGCGCTGGCCTTCCTCGGCGACCCCGACGCAGCGACGTACGAGCAGGCCGACCCGCTCACCCAGGTGCCCCTCGACGTCCCAGTCTGGGCGGTGCACGCCCGCGACGACGACACCGTCCCGTTCAGCCAGGCCGAGACCTACGTCGACGCCGCGACCGCCGCGGGCGCCGAGGCCACGCTCGTCGAGGTCACCGGCGGCCACTTCGGCGTGATCGAGACCGACAGCGCCGCGTGGGCGGCGTGCATGGAGGTCCTCGACTCGATCGGGTGA
- a CDS encoding sterol carrier family protein: MPARLKVLTPDQLATAHADGDTRALVKHYLARLEVLAPGRSVEVRVPPFAAVQVVPGVRHTRGTPPAVVETDGETWLALATGRTTWSEAVDAGLVVASGERTDLSAYLPL; the protein is encoded by the coding sequence GTGCCTGCCCGACTCAAGGTCCTCACCCCCGACCAGCTCGCGACGGCCCACGCCGACGGTGACACCCGGGCGCTGGTCAAGCACTACCTCGCGCGCCTCGAGGTGCTCGCCCCCGGACGGTCGGTCGAGGTCCGGGTGCCGCCCTTCGCCGCCGTCCAGGTCGTGCCCGGCGTGCGGCACACCCGAGGCACCCCGCCGGCCGTCGTGGAGACCGACGGCGAGACCTGGCTGGCCCTCGCCACGGGTCGTACGACGTGGAGCGAGGCGGTCGACGCAGGGCTGGTCGTCGCGAGCGGCGAGCGCACCGACCTCTCGGCGTACCTCCCGCTCTAG
- a CDS encoding ArsR/SmtB family transcription factor: MPEPQPLSDPRVLRAIAHPVRTRILEELSASGPVRAADVARELGIPANQASFHLRQLAKYGLVEEAPEEARDKRDRVWRATAREGFTVNLKQLADVPGGRAAVDVFRASQLARLHGVIDRTFRMDRPEGSGVFATSDHALKLTDDEANELRQEIDDLVDSWAERTRGRDPGRRTYLLLQVVQPYPDGDEDGERE, from the coding sequence ATGCCCGAGCCGCAACCGTTGAGCGACCCCCGCGTCCTGCGTGCCATCGCGCACCCGGTGCGCACCCGGATCCTCGAAGAGCTCTCCGCGTCGGGACCTGTCCGAGCTGCCGACGTGGCCCGCGAGCTCGGCATCCCGGCCAACCAGGCGAGCTTCCACCTGCGCCAGCTCGCGAAGTACGGCCTGGTCGAGGAGGCCCCCGAGGAGGCCCGCGACAAGCGCGACCGGGTCTGGCGGGCGACCGCGCGCGAGGGCTTCACGGTCAACCTCAAGCAGCTCGCGGACGTCCCCGGTGGCCGGGCTGCGGTCGACGTGTTCCGCGCCAGCCAGCTCGCCCGTCTGCACGGAGTCATCGACCGCACCTTCAGGATGGACCGGCCCGAGGGCAGTGGCGTCTTCGCGACCTCCGACCACGCCCTCAAGCTCACCGACGACGAGGCGAACGAGCTCCGGCAGGAGATCGACGACCTCGTCGACTCGTGGGCCGAGCGCACCCGGGGCCGCGACCCCGGGCGTCGCACCTACCTCCTGCTGCAGGTCGTGCAGCCCTACCCGGACGGCGACGAGGACGGCGAGCGGGAGTGA
- a CDS encoding helix-turn-helix transcriptional regulator, whose product MSTSERMLRLLSLLQTHRYWPGPELSDRLEVSPRTLRRDVDRLRDLGYTVDAVRGAAGGYQLRAGGSLPPLLLEDEEAVAIAVGLRTAAVGAVGGTDDRSVQALSKVLSLMPPRLRRQMDAVASQTDAPGPWEGAPVVDATVLTTLAQACRDSELLRFDYTAREAEVSHRRVEPLRLVSLGRRWYLVAWDRDRTDWRSFRLDRVTDPEPTGQRFRPRELPADDALAFVHQGIRRMPQRHAVRVRLAMPAEDLAAQVGRWGTVSADGTGCVLEMNVDDLDWPVMVLAGSGADFVVESPPELADKVAEVGARFSRVG is encoded by the coding sequence ATGAGCACGAGCGAGCGGATGTTGCGGCTGCTGTCCCTGCTCCAGACCCACCGCTACTGGCCGGGCCCGGAGCTGTCGGACCGACTCGAGGTGAGCCCCCGCACGCTCCGTCGCGACGTCGACCGGCTGCGCGACCTCGGCTACACCGTGGACGCCGTGCGGGGCGCTGCCGGCGGCTACCAGCTGCGCGCCGGCGGCTCGCTCCCGCCGCTGCTGCTCGAGGACGAGGAGGCCGTCGCGATCGCCGTCGGCCTGCGCACCGCGGCGGTCGGCGCGGTCGGAGGGACCGACGACCGGTCGGTGCAGGCGCTGTCCAAGGTGCTGTCCCTGATGCCGCCGCGGCTGCGTCGCCAGATGGACGCCGTCGCGTCCCAGACCGACGCCCCCGGCCCGTGGGAGGGCGCACCCGTCGTCGACGCGACGGTGCTGACGACGTTGGCGCAGGCCTGCCGCGACAGCGAGCTGCTCCGCTTCGACTACACCGCCCGTGAGGCCGAGGTGAGCCATCGCCGCGTCGAGCCGCTGCGACTCGTCTCCCTCGGCCGCCGGTGGTACCTCGTGGCCTGGGACCGCGACCGGACGGACTGGCGCAGCTTCCGGCTGGACCGGGTCACCGACCCCGAGCCGACCGGCCAGCGCTTCCGCCCGCGCGAGCTCCCGGCCGACGACGCCCTCGCGTTCGTGCATCAGGGCATCCGCCGGATGCCCCAGCGCCACGCCGTACGCGTCCGGCTCGCGATGCCGGCCGAGGACCTCGCCGCGCAGGTGGGCCGCTGGGGGACCGTCAGCGCGGACGGCACCGGCTGCGTGCTCGAGATGAACGTCGACGACCTCGACTGGCCGGTGATGGTGCTGGCCGGCTCAGGTGCGGACTTCGTCGTCGAGTCGCCGCCCGAGCTGGCGGACAAGGTCGCCGAGGTCGGCGCCCGCTTCTCGCGGGTGGGTTGA
- a CDS encoding phosphoketolase family protein, with translation MASLTDDQVRELDLWFRAANYLSVGQIYLLDNPLLERPLEREDIKPRLLGHWGTTPGLNLVWTHLNRLIRERDVDAIILCGPGHGGPAAVANAWLEGTYSEVYPAIGDDRDGMSRLFRQFSFPGGIPSHVAPETPGSIHEGGELGYVLSHAYGAAMDNPDLVVTAVVGDGEFETGPLAASWHGNKFVDPVNDGAVLPILALNGWKIANPTIPARIPREELESLLRGYGHHVITVEGDDPADVHRQMAAALDEAHDMIRETWRAAREDGDLERRPWPMILLVTPKGWTGPAEVDGKPVEGTWRAHQVPLAGTRDNDEHRAQLEEWLRSYAPDELFGDDGRPVEAVRRQAPAGTRRMSANPHANGGLLKRPLRLPDWRESAVEVVRPGASIHEPTRVLGQWLVGVVRDNDTNFRIFGPDETASNRLDAVYEVTDKVWAGELTDVDEHLARSGRVVEILSEHTCQGWLEGYLLTGRHGLFSCYEAFIHLVDSMLNQHAKWLKTTREIGWRPRIASLNYLLSSHVWRQDHNGFSHQDPGFIDHVLNKKAEVVRVYLPPDANTLLSTMAHCLQSEHYVNVVVSGKQPSFDWLDAQQADLHCARGLGIWDWASNDDGDPDVVVAAAGDVPTLEALAAVSLLREHLPELRVRFVNVVDLMRLQDEREHPHGLGDREFDAVFTTDKPVVFAYHGYPWLIHRLTYRRTNHDNLHVRGYKEEGTTTTPFDMVMMNDTDRYHLVMDVIDRVPDLGPRAAAVRQLMVDTRRRARQWTRDHGDDLPEVRDWQWDAGADPERGDSPSTTADPDTGADNL, from the coding sequence ATGGCGTCCCTCACCGATGACCAGGTCCGCGAGCTCGACCTCTGGTTCCGTGCGGCCAACTATCTCTCCGTCGGGCAGATCTACCTGCTCGACAACCCTCTCCTCGAGCGCCCGCTCGAGCGCGAGGACATCAAGCCCAGGCTGCTCGGCCACTGGGGCACCACGCCGGGCCTCAACCTGGTCTGGACGCACCTCAACCGGCTGATCCGCGAGCGCGACGTCGACGCGATCATCCTGTGCGGACCGGGCCACGGCGGGCCGGCTGCCGTGGCCAACGCGTGGCTCGAGGGCACGTACTCGGAGGTGTACCCCGCGATCGGCGACGACCGCGACGGGATGTCGAGGCTGTTCCGCCAGTTCTCCTTCCCCGGCGGCATCCCGAGCCACGTCGCCCCGGAGACCCCCGGCTCCATCCACGAGGGCGGCGAGCTCGGCTACGTGCTGTCGCACGCCTACGGCGCCGCGATGGACAACCCCGACCTCGTCGTGACCGCGGTGGTCGGCGACGGCGAGTTCGAGACCGGCCCGCTGGCCGCGAGCTGGCACGGCAACAAGTTCGTCGACCCGGTCAACGACGGTGCGGTGCTGCCGATCCTGGCCCTCAACGGCTGGAAGATCGCCAACCCGACCATCCCGGCCCGGATCCCGCGCGAGGAGCTCGAGAGCCTGCTGCGCGGCTACGGCCACCACGTGATCACCGTGGAGGGCGACGACCCCGCCGACGTGCACCGGCAGATGGCCGCGGCGCTCGACGAGGCCCACGACATGATCCGCGAGACCTGGCGCGCCGCCCGGGAGGACGGCGACCTGGAGCGCCGGCCGTGGCCGATGATCCTGCTCGTCACGCCGAAGGGGTGGACCGGCCCGGCGGAGGTCGACGGCAAGCCGGTCGAGGGCACGTGGCGGGCCCACCAGGTGCCGCTGGCCGGGACCCGGGACAACGACGAGCACCGCGCGCAGCTCGAGGAGTGGCTGCGCTCGTACGCCCCCGACGAGCTCTTCGGCGACGACGGCCGGCCGGTGGAGGCGGTACGCCGGCAGGCGCCGGCCGGCACCCGGCGGATGAGCGCCAACCCGCACGCCAACGGCGGCCTGCTCAAGCGGCCGCTGCGCCTGCCCGACTGGCGGGAGAGCGCCGTCGAGGTGGTGCGGCCGGGAGCGTCCATCCACGAGCCGACCCGCGTGCTGGGCCAGTGGCTCGTCGGGGTCGTCCGCGACAACGACACGAACTTCCGCATCTTCGGGCCCGACGAGACCGCGTCCAACCGACTGGACGCGGTCTACGAGGTGACCGACAAGGTCTGGGCGGGCGAGCTCACCGACGTCGACGAGCACCTCGCCCGGTCCGGTCGGGTGGTGGAGATCCTCTCCGAGCACACCTGCCAGGGCTGGCTCGAGGGCTACCTCCTCACCGGGCGGCACGGGCTCTTCAGCTGCTACGAGGCCTTCATCCACCTCGTCGACTCGATGCTCAACCAGCACGCCAAGTGGCTCAAGACCACTCGCGAGATCGGGTGGCGTCCGCGCATCGCGAGCCTCAACTACCTGCTGAGCTCGCACGTGTGGCGCCAGGACCACAACGGCTTCTCCCACCAGGACCCCGGCTTCATCGACCACGTGCTCAACAAGAAGGCCGAGGTCGTGCGCGTCTACCTGCCGCCGGACGCCAACACCCTGCTGTCCACGATGGCCCACTGCCTGCAGAGCGAGCACTACGTCAACGTCGTGGTGTCCGGCAAGCAGCCGAGCTTCGACTGGCTCGACGCCCAGCAGGCCGACCTGCACTGCGCCCGCGGCCTCGGCATCTGGGACTGGGCCTCGAACGACGACGGGGATCCCGACGTGGTGGTGGCGGCAGCGGGCGACGTACCCACCCTGGAGGCGCTCGCCGCGGTGTCCCTGCTGCGCGAGCACCTGCCCGAGCTGCGGGTGCGCTTCGTCAACGTCGTCGACCTGATGCGGCTCCAGGACGAGCGCGAGCACCCGCACGGCCTGGGCGACCGGGAGTTCGACGCCGTCTTCACCACCGACAAGCCGGTGGTCTTCGCCTACCACGGCTATCCCTGGCTGATCCACCGGTTGACCTACCGGCGCACCAACCACGACAACCTTCACGTTCGCGGCTACAAGGAGGAGGGCACGACGACCACGCCGTTCGACATGGTGATGATGAACGACACCGACCGCTACCACCTGGTGATGGACGTCATCGACCGCGTGCCCGACCTCGGGCCGCGCGCCGCCGCCGTCCGCCAGCTGATGGTCGACACACGGCGTCGGGCCCGTCAGTGGACGCGCGACCACGGCGACGACCTCCCCGAGGTGCGCGACTGGCAGTGGGACGCCGGGGCCGATCCGGAGCGCGGTGATTCGCCCTCCACGACGGCCGACCCCGACACGGGCGCCGACAACCTCTAG
- a CDS encoding MFS transporter, producing the protein MPGYRQLSKNRDFTVLWIGDTVSELGSALSMFAFPLIAYALSGSALTAAMVEAAYLGGLCATLLPAGVLADRVDRKRIMLVSSATGCAAYTSLAVAGATGSLTLPHLVVVALVAGVAAGAFNPAQLSAIRSVVATDDLPTALSQNQARQHVASLLGGPLGGALYAVTRWLPFAVDAITFAVACATVSRVRTDLSAPHRRREPLRRQLGEGFRFIWQRPFFRTLMLWASLSNLVTNAIFFVVLLRMIAEGVPAAQIGLVSMAAGLGGILGAALAPSLIHRMPTGRLTVLIGWMCCLPLVPLTVSSSVWTACACTFFLLLLSPVANAGISSYRMAVTPAHLQGRIGSTSQFTSMSVMPLAPLLGGYLLEHQGGATAITALVVASALLAVLLTSSRSIRSVPRPSEWATHEESAPEPVLAA; encoded by the coding sequence ATGCCCGGATACCGACAGCTCTCGAAGAACCGCGACTTCACCGTGCTCTGGATCGGCGACACCGTGAGCGAGCTCGGCAGCGCGCTGTCGATGTTCGCCTTCCCCCTCATCGCCTACGCCCTCAGCGGCTCGGCGCTCACCGCCGCCATGGTCGAGGCCGCCTATCTCGGCGGCCTGTGCGCCACCCTGCTGCCGGCCGGCGTGCTCGCCGACCGCGTCGACCGCAAGCGGATCATGCTCGTGTCCAGCGCCACCGGCTGTGCGGCGTACACCTCGCTCGCGGTCGCAGGGGCGACCGGCAGCCTCACGCTCCCGCACCTCGTCGTGGTCGCGCTGGTCGCTGGCGTGGCGGCCGGAGCCTTCAACCCCGCGCAGCTCTCGGCGATCCGGTCGGTCGTCGCCACCGACGACCTGCCGACCGCCCTCAGCCAGAACCAGGCCCGCCAGCACGTCGCCTCGCTGCTCGGCGGACCGCTCGGGGGTGCGTTGTACGCCGTCACGCGGTGGCTGCCGTTCGCCGTCGACGCGATCACCTTCGCGGTCGCGTGCGCGACGGTCAGTCGCGTGCGCACCGACCTGTCAGCACCGCACCGTCGGCGCGAGCCGCTGCGCCGACAGCTCGGCGAGGGCTTCCGGTTCATCTGGCAGCGCCCGTTCTTCCGCACCTTGATGCTCTGGGCCTCACTGTCCAACCTGGTGACCAACGCGATCTTCTTCGTCGTCCTCCTGCGCATGATCGCCGAGGGCGTGCCCGCCGCCCAGATCGGCCTGGTCTCGATGGCCGCGGGCCTCGGCGGCATCCTCGGCGCGGCGCTGGCACCGAGCCTGATCCACCGGATGCCGACCGGTCGCCTGACCGTCCTCATCGGCTGGATGTGCTGCCTGCCCCTCGTGCCGCTCACGGTGTCGTCGAGCGTGTGGACCGCGTGCGCGTGCACGTTCTTCCTGCTGCTGCTCAGCCCGGTCGCCAACGCCGGCATCAGCTCCTACCGGATGGCCGTCACCCCGGCCCACCTGCAGGGCCGGATCGGCTCGACCAGCCAGTTCACGTCGATGTCGGTGATGCCGCTGGCACCGCTGCTCGGCGGCTACCTGCTCGAGCACCAGGGCGGCGCCACCGCGATCACCGCTCTGGTCGTGGCGTCCGCGCTGCTGGCCGTGCTGCTCACCTCGAGCCGGTCGATCCGGTCGGTGCCCCGTCCTTCGGAGTGGGCCACCCACGAGGAGTCGGCGCCCGAGCCCGTGTTGGCCGCCTGA
- a CDS encoding ATP-binding cassette domain-containing protein, with translation MTYHHHTGPAIVTRGLTRHFTSRKQTVEAVQGLDLEIGQGELVAFLGPNGAGKSTTLRMLTTLIAPTSGSASVAGHDVVSAQRDVRRAIGFVGQGNGAGHRQLGRDELISQGRAHGLSRADARRRAAELVEDLDLTAVADRKVSSLSGGQRRRLDIAMGLVHLPRVLFLDEPSTGLDPQNRANLQELIRRLHAESGSTVVLTTHYLEEADALAGRVVVVDHGRVIADDTAARLKSGLGDLVRLGFGSPGDSARAAARLERVPDSRVEVDGSSLDLRVMDGSAMVGELLADLAADGVPPTRVEVARPTLDDVFLDLTGRSLRETQSTDTTGSTTSTTTETESEVAA, from the coding sequence ATGACCTACCACCACCACACCGGACCGGCGATCGTGACGCGTGGCCTGACCCGCCACTTCACCTCGCGCAAGCAGACGGTCGAGGCCGTGCAGGGCCTCGACCTCGAGATCGGGCAGGGCGAGCTGGTCGCCTTCCTCGGACCCAACGGGGCAGGGAAGTCGACGACCCTGCGCATGCTGACCACCCTGATCGCCCCCACCTCGGGCTCGGCGAGCGTCGCCGGCCACGACGTCGTCAGCGCCCAGCGCGACGTACGCCGGGCGATCGGCTTCGTCGGGCAGGGCAACGGCGCCGGGCACCGCCAGCTCGGCCGCGACGAGCTGATCAGCCAGGGCCGTGCCCACGGCCTGTCCCGCGCCGACGCGCGGCGCCGCGCCGCCGAGCTGGTCGAGGACCTCGACCTCACCGCCGTCGCCGACCGCAAGGTCTCCTCCCTCTCCGGCGGCCAGCGCCGCCGGCTCGACATCGCGATGGGGCTGGTCCACCTGCCGCGGGTGCTCTTCCTCGACGAGCCCTCCACCGGCCTCGACCCGCAGAACCGCGCCAACCTCCAGGAGCTGATCCGGCGGCTCCACGCCGAGAGCGGCAGCACCGTCGTGCTCACCACGCACTACCTCGAGGAGGCCGACGCCCTCGCCGGTCGCGTCGTGGTCGTCGACCACGGCCGGGTGATCGCCGACGACACCGCGGCCCGGCTCAAGAGCGGGCTCGGCGACCTGGTCCGGCTCGGCTTCGGCTCGCCGGGCGACTCCGCCCGGGCCGCCGCCCGGCTGGAGCGGGTGCCCGACTCCCGCGTCGAGGTCGACGGCTCCTCGCTCGACCTGCGGGTCATGGACGGCTCCGCGATGGTCGGTGAGCTGCTCGCCGACCTGGCCGCGGACGGCGTACCCCCGACGCGGGTGGAGGTCGCGCGACCCACGCTCGACGACGTCTTCCTCGACCTCACCGGTCGCAGCCTGCGCGAGACCCAGTCCACCGACACCACCGGATCCACCACCTCCACCACCACCGAGACCGAGAGCGAGGTCGCAGCATGA